From a region of the Cyprinus carpio isolate SPL01 chromosome B21, ASM1834038v1, whole genome shotgun sequence genome:
- the LOC122141232 gene encoding odorant receptor 131-2-like, translating into MMSMFNYSTSNITQTVQPLHQDLKTFLSVSSCVIFLYVNRVMIFTLKKKTVFQEASRYILFGHMLWFDTLNLVMSLVLFVCAVCRLFVMKIVCLVLLVAATALYQVSTLNLALMSLERYVAICFPLRHAEITTYGRTNMAIGVIWMISCIQSLSEIIVFYSIDTTNIALNLFCSRTTFFRLQIYKKLDIAFTCMFFMSVCFVIIFTYASIAAVAKTAACDKKSAKKANKTVLLHLTQLGLCAASILVGVIQEVIFVYTDYMTSLNVMYFCFVVFMIFPRCLSPLIYGLRDQAFSCLFKYYFTFGFRRKNSCNTEIHLVSGG; encoded by the coding sequence ATGATGTCTATGTTTAATTATTCTACATCTAACATCACTCAGACTGTACAGCCGTTGCATCaagatttgaaaacatttttgtctgtGTCCTCATGTGTTATTTTTCTATATGTCAACAGGGTCATGATCTTCACTTTAAAGAAGAAGACTGTTTTTCAGGAGGCATCCCGCTATATTTTGTTTGGACACATGCTTTGGTTTGACACGCTTAATCTTGTAATGAGTTTAGTGCTGTTTGTGTGCGCTGTTTGTAGGCTTTTTGTTATGAAAATTGTCTGCCTTGTGCTTCTCGTTGCTGCAACAGCTCTCTATCAGGTCTCTACCTTGAATCTGGCTTTAATGTCACTGGAGAGGTATGTGGCCATCTGCTTTCCTCTCAGACATGCAGAGATCACCACTTACGGAAGAACTAATATGGCCATCGGTGTCATTTGGATGATAAGCTGCATTCAATCCCTGTCTGAGATTATTGTCTTTTATTCCATTGATACCACAAACATAGCACTGAATTTGTTCTGCTCAAGAACTACTTTTTTCAGGCTGCAGATCTACAAGAAACTTGATATAGCTTTCACATGtatgtttttcatgtctgtgtgttttgttattatcTTTACTTATGCCTCTATAGCAGCTGTGGCTAAAACAGCCGCCTGTGATAAAAAGTCAGCCAAAAAAGCCAACAAGACTGTTTTGCTGCATCTAACACAACTGGGACTCTGTGCTGCATCTATCTTAGTTGGAGTTATCCAAgaagtcatttttgtttatacTGACTATATGACTTCATTGAATGTGATGTATTTTTGCTTTGTAGTGTTTATGATTTTTCCAAGATGTTTAAGTCCTCTTATATATGGCCTGAGAGACCAGGCCTTcagctgtttatttaaatattacttcaCATTTGGTTTCAGAAGGAAAAACAGTtgtaatacagaaatacatttagTATCAGGTGGTTGA
- the LOC109092393 gene encoding odorant receptor 131-2-like: MSNLNESKANITQTVMAQTAPVKMFLSVTPCVIFLYVNGVMLFTLSKKTVFQEMPRYMLFGHMLWVDTLNLCMSVVLYICAFRSILIMKNLCLFLLISTTALLHVSVLNLSLMSLERYVAICFPLRHAEITTSERTKMAIGVVWMIGLIQPLSDMIIFYAIDSTSAVMNLFCSRTTLFRLQIYKKLEISITCVFFVSVCFVIIFTYASIAAVAKTVSSDKASAKKANKTVLLHLLQLVLGLISLLLEPIFEAIYVRVDINTSVNLMYFFFVVFIIFPRCLSPLVYGLRDQAFGWSFKYYFTLGFIRQNRCKTEIHLVAGGCKI, translated from the coding sequence ATGTCTaatttgaatgaatcaaaagCTAACATCACTCAGACTGTGATGGCTCAAACTGCACCAGTGAAGATGTTCTTGTCTGTGACCCCGTGTGTTATTTTCCTTTATGTCAATGGGGTCATGCTCTTCACCTTGAGTAAAAAGACTGTTTTTCAGGAGATGCCTCGCTACATGCTGTTTGGTCACATGCTTTGGGTCGACACGCTTAATCTATGTATGAGTGTAGTGTTGTATATATGTGCCTTCAgaagtattttaattatgaaaaaccTCTGTCTTTTTCTTCTCATTTCTACAACAGCTCTCTTACATGTTTCTGTGCTGAAtctgtctttaatgtcactggAGAGGTATGTGGCCATCTGCTTTCCTCTCAGACATGCTGAAATCACCACTTCTGAAAGAACTAAAATGGCCATTGGTGTTGTTTGGATGATAGGCTTGATTCAGCCCCTCTCTGATATGATCATTTTCTATGCTATTGATTCTACGAGTGCAGTGATGAATTTGTTCTGCTCAAGAACTACTCTTTTCAGACTTCAGATCTATAAGAAACTTGAAATATCTATCacttgtgtattttttgtgtctgtgtgttttgttattatcTTTACCTATGCCTCTATAGCAGCTGTGGCTAAAACAGTCTCCAGTGATAAAGCGTCAGCCAAAAAAGCCAACAAGACTGTTTTGCTGCACTTGTTACAGCTGGTTCTTGGTCTCATATCCCTTTTATTGGAACCCATTTTTGAAGCAATTTATGTTCGTGTTGACATTAATACTTCGGTAaacttaatgtattttttctttgtagTCTTTATAATTTTCCCAAGATGTTTAAGTCCTCTTGTGTATGGCCTGAGAGACCAGGCCTTTGGCTGGTCATTTAAATACTACTTCACACTGGGTTTCATAAGGCAAAACAGATGTAAAACAGAGATACATTTAGTAGCAGGAGGTTGTAAAATATAG
- the LOC109047286 gene encoding B9 domain-containing protein 2-like, whose translation MAELHIIGQIIGATGFPQKSLFCKWGVHAGGAWRLLSGLKEGQTQVDIPQTGDMAYWSHPIDLHYTTKGLQGWPKLHLQVWHQDSFGRCQLYGYGYIHVPSSPGQHRLQCVTWRPLGSWQDQLAEMFVGGGPQLRSSDLIYSGADRYRLHTVGMGTVELELCVILRHFDRYGVES comes from the exons ATGGCAGAATTGCATATAATTGGACAAATCATTGGGGCCACCGGATTCCCACAGAAGAGCCTCTTCTGCAAATGGGGTGTACACGCAG GAGGAGCATGGAGACTTCTTTCTGGTCTGAAGGAAGGGCAGACTCAGGTAGACATACCTCAAACTGGGGACATGGCATACTGGAGTCATCCCATTGATTTGCACTACACTACTAAGGGCCTACAAG GATGGCCAAAGCTTCATCTCCAGGTGTGGCATCAGGACTCTTTTGGCCGATGCCAGCTGTATGGTTATGGTTATATCCACGTACCATCAAGCCCAGGACAGCATCGTCTGCAGTGCGTGACATGGCGACCGCTGGGATCCTGGCAGGATCAACTTGCTGAGATGTTTGTTGGAGGAGGTCCACAGCTGCGCTCGTCAGATCTCATTTACAGTGGCGCAGACAGATACAGACTCCACACAGTTGGCATGGGCACAGTTGAACTAGAGCTGTGCGTTATTCTGCGCCACTTCGACAGATACGGTGTGGAGAGCTGA
- the tgfb1b gene encoding transforming growth factor beta-1 proprotein yields the protein MRAESLLLALQCLLGFVQYSGALSTCSPLDLELIKRKRIEAIRGQILSKLRLSKEPEVDEEEVIDSIPAELISVYNSTVELNEEQAATPVHQPIEDPIEEEYYAKEVHKFSMKLMEENTDMLLWFNITDISHKLGLNCTVSQVELRMQIKDVSIAPDSEKRLELYQVTGNKSRYLESRFISSQMTGKWLSFDVTQTLKDWLQRNEAEQGFQLKMADNCEPQKQFSIRIKGLSRPRGDKASLAESMPRPHILVMSLPLDGQSSSKSRRKRQTETDRVCTDKSDSCCVRSLYIDFRKDLGWKWIHEPSGYYANYCTGSCSFVWASENKYSQVLALYRQHNPGASAQPCCVPQVLDPLPILYYVGRQHKVEQLSNMIVKTCKCC from the exons ATGAGGGCGGAGAGTTTATTATTGGCATTGCAATGCCTGTTGGGATTTGTGCAATATAGTGGAGCATTGTCAACATGCAGTCCTTTAGACCTTGAACTAATAAAGAGAAAGCGCATAGAGGCCATTCGAGGACAGATTCTCAGCAAGCTACGACTGTCTAAGGAACCAGAAGTAGATGAGGAAGAGGTGATAGACAGCATCCCAGCAGAGCTCATCTCAGTGTACAACAGCACCGTGGAGCTAAATGAGGAGCAGGCGGCAACTCCTGTACACCAACCTATAGAAGATCCTATAGAGGAGGAATACTACGCTAAGGAAGTTCACAAATTCTCCATGAAACTAA TGGAGGAAAACACGGACATGCTCTTATGGTTCAACATCACAGATATAAGCCACAAGTTGGGTTTAAACTGCACAGTCTCCCAGGTGGAGCTCCGTATGCAAATCAAGGATGTTTCAATAGCTCCTGATTCAGAGAAGAGACTGGAGCTATATCAGGTCACTGGGAACAAATCACGCTACCTGGAATCACGTTTCATTTCCAGTCAAATGACCGGCAAGTGGCTGTCGTTTGATGTCACACAGACCTTGAAGGACTGGCTGCAGAGGAATG AGGCAGAGCAAGGATTTCAGTTGAAGATGGCTGATAATTGTGAGCCTCAGAAGCAGTTTTCGATCAGAATAAAAG GTTTGTCTCGTCCAAGAGGTGATAAAGCCAGTTTAGCAGAAAGTATGCCTAGGCCTCACATTTTGGTAATGTCACTTCCTCTTGACGGTCAGAGCTCATCAAAATCTCGCAGAAAACGTCAAACGGAAACAGATCGAGTTTGTACCGA TAAGTCTGACAGCTGCTGTGTGAGGAGTCTGTACATTGATTTCCGCAAAGACCTGGGCTGGAAGTGGATACATGAACCTTCTGGTTATTATGCCAACTATTGCACTGGCTCTTGCTCTTTCGTCTGGGCTTCAGAAAATAAGTACTCTCAG GTTCTTGCACTGTATAGGCAACACAATCCTGGTGCATCTGCTCAACCCTGCTGTGTACCGCAGGTTCTAGACCCACTGCCCATCCTTTACTATGTGGGCCGCCAACATAAG GTAGAACAGCTGTCAAATATGATTGTGAAGACCTGCAAGTGTTGCTAA
- the cbr1l gene encoding carbonyl reductase 1-like: MSKRVAVVTGANKGIGLAIVKGLCKAGFNGDILLTARNEKLGQDAVAGLKSEGCKNVIFHQLDICDQGSSLKLKKFLEEKYGGLDVLINNAGMAFTHSATEPFGEQAEVTMRTNFWGTLWVCHALLPILRPSARVVNVSSFVSKKSLDQCSPELQAKFRNKDLPEEELCLLMGEFVQAAQTGDHTGQGWPNTAYGTTKIGVTVLSRIQARVLTETRPGDGILLNACCPGWVRTDMAGSNATKSPEEGAETPVYLATLPEGAKEPHGQLVWDKTVQEW; this comes from the exons ATGTCTAAAAGAGTAGCTGTAGTTACAGGGGCAAATAAAGGCATCGGACTGGCTATTGTGAAAGGGTTGTGCAAAGCAGGTTTCAATGGTGATATACTCCTTACTGCACGGAATGAGAAACTGGGACAAGATGCGGTTGCTGGGCTGAAATCTGAGGGATGCAAAAACGTAATCTTCCACCAACTTGATATATGTGACCAAGGAAGCTCTCTGAAACTGAAGAAGTTTCTGGAGGAGAAGTACGGCGGCCTGGATGTTCTTATTAACAACGCGGGAATGGCCTTCACAC aTTCAGCAACAGAGCCATTTGGAGAACAGGCTGAGGTGACCATGCGCACCAACTTCTGGGGAACACTGTGGGTGTGCCATGCTCTTCTGCCGATACTTCGACCCAGTGCTCGGGTGGTCAACGTGTCCAGCTTTGTTAGCAAGAAATCCCTTGACCAGTGCAGTCCTGAACTACAGGCAAA ATTCCGAAATAAAGATTTACCTGAGGAGGAGTTGTGCCTGCTGATGGGAGAGTTTGTTCAGGCTGCACAGACAGGGGATCATACGGGTCAGGGCTGGCCAAACACTGCATATGGTACCACCAAG ATCGGTGTGACTGTGCTATCAAGGATCCAGGCTCGAGTTCTTACCGAGACAAGGCCAGGTGATGGTATCCTCCTGAATGCTTGCTGTCCAGGATGGGTCCGAACAGACATGGCTGGATCAAAtgctaccaaaagtccagaggaAGGGGCAGAAACTCCTGTTTATCTGGCAACGCTGCCTGAAGGAGCCAAAGAGCCACATGGACAGCTAGTGTGGGACAAGACTGTACAGGAATGGTAG